The following coding sequences are from one Triticum aestivum cultivar Chinese Spring chromosome 5A, IWGSC CS RefSeq v2.1, whole genome shotgun sequence window:
- the LOC123101714 gene encoding putative serpin-Z12 — protein sequence MSPIGRFVLFLTLFAAWRLRSTLFAEAPPAPGVDSASAIGNASCVALAREAGIRAKGSTARNFIISPLSIHAALAKEAAGTRGDTVNELLRFLRSASLNELHRAAATELVGRLNGLAQTSFASGVWVDRIIVAMPEFTAIAVSRYNATAESVDFVSGAEQARQRVNAFVADTTNKHIIEVLPPGSVNSSTAVVLANALYFKEAWSQPFDVSTVPFHIPAGGTTVRVPSMTTSRSQHIAVYPGFRALKLPYKNDVEQQAEFYMLILLPDRDTVSLADLYDKAVSTPEFIKTHTPTGKVPVGRLMVPKFKFTSEFEASSDMRKLGITTAFEGGDFSGMMTGGKGLSINGVYHKATIEVDEVGTVAAAATAVIGLGSAGPGHGVDFVADRPFLFAVVEEGTDAVLLLGQVANPLAR from the exons ATGTCGCCCATCGGGAGGTTCGTGCTCTTCTTGACCCTGTTTGCTGCATGGCGCCTCCGCTCGACCCTGTTCGCCGAGGCGCCTCCAGCTCCTGGTGTCGACTCCGCGTCCGCGATCGGGAACGCATCGTGCGTGGCcctcgccagggaggccggcatCCGGGCGAAAGGCAGCACGGCGCGCAACTTCATCATTTCGCCGCTGTCCATCCACGCGGCGCTCGCGAAGGAGGCCGCCGGCACGCGGGGCGACACGGTTAACGAGCTCCTGCGGTTCCTCAGGTCGGCGTCGCTCAACGAGCTGCACCGCGCGGCGGCGACCGAGCTCGTCGGCAGGCTCAACGGCCTAGCGCAGACGTCCTTCGCCAGCGGCGTGTGGGTGGACCGGATCATAGTTGCCAT GCCAGAGTTCACGGCCATCGCCGTGTCGCGGTACAACGCCACGGCAGAATCCGTGGACTTTGTGTCGGGGGCCGAGCAGGCGAGGCAGCGCGTGAACGCCTTCGTGGCGGACACGACCAACAAGCACATCATCGAAGTCCTGCCTCCGGGCTCCGTCAACTCCAGCACGGCGGTCGTCCTCGCCAACGCGCTCTACTTCAAAGAGGCGTGGTCACAGCCGTTCGACGTCTCCACCGTGCCGTTCCACATCCCAGCCGGCGGCACCACCGTGCGCGTGCCATCCATGACCACAAGCCGGTCACAGCACATCGCGGTCTACCCGGGTTTCAGGGCCCTCAAGCTGCCGTACAAGAACGACGTGGAGCAGCAAGCTGAATTCTACATGCTTATCCTATTACCGGACAGGGACACTGTTAGTCTCGCCGATCTGTACGACAAGGCCGTGTCGACGCCAGAGTTCATCAAGACGCACACGCCGACAGGGAAGGTTCCAGTCGGGCGGTTAATGGTCCCCAAGTTCAAGTTCACGTCCGAGTTCGAAGCGTCATCTGACATGCGGAAGCTTGGTATCACTACGGCTTTCGAAGGCGGCGACTTCTCGGGCATGATGACCGGCGGGAAAGGGCTTTCCATCAACGGGGTGTACCATAAGGCCACTATCGAGGTGGACGAGGTAGGCACCGTGGCCGCCGCTGCCACGGCCGTCATCGGGTTAGGTAGTGCAGGACCAGGGCATGGAGTAGATTTCGTGGCAGATCGGCCTTTCTTATTTGCCGTGGTAGAGGAGGGGACAGACGCAGTGTTGCTTCTTGGTCAAGTGGCTAATCCTctcgctcgctaa